One Paraburkholderia aromaticivorans genomic region harbors:
- the recG gene encoding ATP-dependent DNA helicase RecG, translating to MPLSDRRLPSATDEVSAEPKRRVSRGKAAAEVSDAGLDVGADVELSAEKAARQSGESDGKPVDEIGGKRAGKSADASGGEHADGLADPSGDKPAGKPADIFGDRPAGKPGPKVADKSAAKSGAKSAPKPAEKTADKLAKLGLTRDIDLVLHLPMRYEDETSLTPIGHLLPGGISQTEGVVFDNEIAYRPRRQLLVKLRDDAGDELVLRFLNFYGSQVKQMAIGARLRVRGDVRGGFFGMEMVHPAVRVVDEDTPLPQALTPVYPSTAGVTQAYLRKSIDNALSRTSLPELLPEAVARTFMAPLGVPSLMDAVRTLHHPGVQSDETALIDGTHPAWVRIKFEELLAQQMSLKRAHDERRTRAAPAMPRRKLGDEDALVARLLKALPFSLTAAQERVGGEIALDLTQPHPMQRLLQGDVGSGKTIVAALAAAQAIDAGYQAALMAPTEILAEQHARKLRGWLEPLGVSVAWLAGSLKTKEKRAAIEAAALGTAQLVIGTHAIIQDAVEFARLGLVIVDEQHRFGVAQRLALRAKARNAADGARDFQPHQLMMSATPIPRTLAMTYYADLDVSTIDELPPGRTPILTKLVSDARREEVIGRVREAALTGRQVYWVCPLIEESETLQLQTAVETYETLVATLPELNVGLVHGRLAPAEKAAVMDAFTRNEVQLLVATTVIEVGVDVPNASLMVIEHAERFGLAQLHQLRGRVGRGSAASVCVLLYTGPLSMTARARLQTMRETTDGFEIARRDLEIRGPGEFLGARQSGAAMLRFADLQNDQWLIEPAREAAAVLLEKYPEVVLQHLARWLGAREQYLKA from the coding sequence ATGCCTTTGTCCGACCGCCGATTGCCCTCCGCTACCGATGAAGTGAGCGCCGAACCCAAGCGCCGCGTCTCGCGCGGCAAGGCGGCGGCGGAGGTGAGCGACGCGGGCTTGGATGTAGGCGCGGACGTCGAGTTGAGCGCTGAAAAAGCCGCGCGACAAAGCGGCGAATCTGATGGCAAGCCCGTCGACGAAATTGGCGGCAAACGCGCCGGCAAGTCCGCTGACGCATCGGGCGGCGAGCACGCCGACGGCCTCGCGGATCCATCCGGTGACAAACCCGCCGGAAAGCCTGCCGACATATTCGGCGACAGGCCCGCCGGCAAGCCCGGACCCAAGGTTGCCGACAAATCCGCAGCGAAGTCCGGCGCAAAATCCGCCCCCAAGCCCGCGGAAAAAACCGCCGACAAGCTCGCCAAACTCGGCCTCACCCGCGACATCGACCTCGTGCTGCATCTGCCCATGCGCTACGAGGACGAAACCTCGCTGACGCCGATCGGACATCTGCTACCGGGCGGCATTTCGCAAACCGAGGGCGTCGTGTTCGACAACGAGATCGCTTATCGTCCGCGCCGTCAGTTGCTGGTGAAACTGCGCGACGACGCCGGCGACGAACTCGTCCTGCGCTTTCTGAATTTCTACGGCTCACAGGTCAAGCAGATGGCGATCGGCGCGCGGCTGCGGGTGCGCGGCGACGTGCGCGGCGGTTTCTTCGGCATGGAGATGGTGCATCCGGCCGTGCGCGTGGTCGACGAAGACACGCCGCTGCCGCAGGCGCTGACGCCGGTGTATCCGAGCACCGCGGGCGTGACACAGGCGTATCTGCGCAAATCGATCGACAACGCGCTGTCGCGCACGTCGCTGCCGGAGCTGCTGCCCGAGGCGGTCGCGCGGACATTCATGGCGCCGCTCGGCGTGCCGTCGCTGATGGACGCCGTGCGCACGCTGCATCATCCGGGCGTGCAGTCGGACGAGACCGCGTTGATCGACGGCACGCATCCGGCCTGGGTGCGTATCAAGTTCGAGGAATTGCTGGCGCAGCAGATGTCGCTCAAGCGCGCGCATGACGAGCGCCGCACGCGCGCCGCGCCGGCCATGCCGCGTCGCAAGCTGGGCGACGAAGACGCGCTGGTGGCGCGCCTGCTGAAGGCGCTGCCGTTTTCGCTGACGGCGGCGCAGGAGCGCGTGGGCGGCGAGATCGCGCTCGATCTGACCCAGCCTCATCCGATGCAGCGGCTCTTGCAGGGCGACGTCGGCAGCGGCAAGACGATCGTCGCTGCGCTCGCTGCGGCGCAGGCCATCGACGCCGGCTACCAGGCCGCGCTCATGGCGCCGACCGAAATCCTCGCCGAACAGCACGCGCGCAAGTTGCGCGGCTGGCTGGAGCCGCTCGGCGTGAGCGTCGCGTGGCTCGCCGGCAGCCTGAAAACCAAGGAGAAGCGCGCCGCGATCGAAGCCGCCGCGCTCGGCACCGCGCAACTCGTGATCGGCACGCACGCGATCATCCAGGACGCGGTCGAGTTCGCGCGCCTCGGGCTCGTGATCGTCGACGAACAGCACCGCTTCGGCGTGGCGCAACGGCTTGCGCTGCGCGCCAAGGCGCGGAACGCCGCGGACGGCGCGCGCGACTTCCAGCCGCATCAATTGATGATGTCGGCGACGCCGATTCCGCGCACGCTCGCGATGACGTATTACGCCGACCTCGACGTCTCGACTATCGACGAATTGCCGCCTGGGCGCACGCCGATCCTGACCAAGCTGGTGTCCGACGCGCGGCGTGAAGAGGTGATCGGACGCGTGCGCGAGGCCGCGTTGACCGGGCGCCAGGTGTACTGGGTGTGTCCGTTGATCGAGGAAAGCGAGACGTTGCAGCTTCAGACCGCGGTCGAGACGTATGAGACGCTGGTGGCCACGTTGCCCGAACTGAATGTCGGTCTCGTGCATGGACGTCTTGCGCCGGCTGAAAAGGCGGCCGTGATGGATGCGTTCACGCGCAACGAGGTGCAGCTTCTGGTGGCGACGACGGTGATCGAAGTGGGCGTCGATGTGCCGAATGCGTCGTTGATGGTGATCGAGCATGCGGAGCGGTTTGGGCTTGCGCAGTTGCATCAGTTGCGGGGGCGGGTGGGGCGTGGGAGCGCCGCTTCGGTTTGCGTGCTGCTCTATACCGGGCCTTTGTCGATGACGGCGCGGGCGCGGCTTCAGACTATGCGGGAGACGACCGATGGGTTTGAGATCGCCAGACGGGATCTTGAGATTCGTGGGCCGGGGGAGTTTTTGGGGGCGCGGCAGTCAGGGGCGGCGATGTTGAGGTTTGCTGATCTTCAGAATGACCAGTGGTTGATTGAGCCTGCGCGGGAGGCTGCGGCGGTTCTGCTCGAGAAGTATCCCGAGGTCGTGTTGCAGCATCTGGCGCGCTGGCTCGGCGCGCGGGAGCAGTATTTGAAGGCTTGA
- a CDS encoding LysR substrate-binding domain-containing protein: MTLTELKYIVAVARERHFGRAAEACFVSQPTLSVAIKKLEDELNVQIFERGTSEVSVTPIGEQIVTQAQRVLEQTLAIKEIAKQGKDPLVGPLRLGVIYTIGPYLLPTLVKQMIKRVPQMPLMLQENYTLKLIELLKQGEIDVAIMALPFPETGLMLRPLYDEPFVVALPSGHAWENRLKIDADDLKQETMLLLGSGHCFRDHVLGVCPELMRFSQNADGIQKTFEGSSLETIRHMVASGVGITVLPRMSVHEVKPHAGGIDSGLLSYVAFDEPVPDRRVVLAWRKSFTRMPAIEAICDAISSCDLAGVKKLDLPVAVN; the protein is encoded by the coding sequence ATGACGCTCACCGAATTGAAATACATCGTCGCGGTCGCCCGCGAGCGGCACTTCGGCCGGGCCGCCGAAGCGTGTTTCGTCAGCCAGCCGACGCTGTCGGTGGCGATCAAAAAGCTCGAAGACGAGCTCAACGTCCAGATCTTCGAGCGCGGCACTAGCGAAGTGAGCGTCACGCCGATCGGCGAACAGATCGTCACGCAAGCTCAACGCGTTCTCGAGCAGACGCTCGCCATCAAGGAAATCGCGAAACAGGGCAAAGACCCGCTGGTCGGGCCGCTGCGCCTTGGCGTCATCTACACGATCGGGCCGTACCTGCTGCCCACGCTCGTCAAGCAGATGATCAAGCGCGTCCCGCAAATGCCCTTGATGCTGCAGGAAAATTACACGCTCAAGCTGATCGAACTGCTCAAGCAAGGCGAAATCGACGTCGCCATCATGGCGCTGCCGTTTCCGGAAACCGGCCTGATGCTGCGCCCGCTGTACGACGAGCCTTTTGTGGTCGCCTTGCCGTCCGGTCACGCCTGGGAAAACCGTCTGAAAATCGACGCCGACGATCTGAAGCAGGAAACCATGCTGCTGCTCGGCAGCGGTCACTGCTTCCGCGACCACGTGCTGGGCGTCTGCCCGGAACTGATGCGCTTTTCGCAAAACGCGGACGGCATCCAGAAGACCTTTGAAGGGTCGTCGCTGGAAACCATCCGTCACATGGTGGCGAGCGGTGTCGGCATTACGGTGCTGCCGCGCATGTCGGTGCATGAAGTCAAACCGCACGCCGGCGGCATCGATTCGGGGCTGCTCAGCTACGTCGCTTTCGACGAACCCGTGCCGGATCGTCGCGTCGTGCTGGCCTGGCGCAAGAGCTTCACGCGCATGCCCGCGATCGAGGCCATTTGCGACGCCATCAGTTCCTGCGATCTGGCGGGCGTCAAGAAGCTCGATTTGCCGGTCGCCGTCAACTAG
- a CDS encoding catalase — translation MSERKLTSAAGAPVADNQNSMTAGARGPVVLQDVWLLEKLAHFDREVIPERRVHAKGSGAFGTLKVTHDISRYTKAKVFAQVGKEAPLFMRFSTVAGERGAADAERDVRGFSIKFYTEEGNWDVVGNNTPVFFIRDPLKFPDFIHTQKRDPYTNMRSNVAAWDFWSRHPESLHQVTILMSDRGIPQNYRHMHGFGSHTYSFINADNERFWVKFHFKSMQGIENFTDAEAAQVVAQDRESAQRDLVGSIDAGNFPKWRFAIQVMPEVEAATYRFNPFDITKVWSQKDYPLIDVGTIELNRNAQNYFADVEQAAFTPANVVPGIGFSPDRLLQGRLFSYGDTQRYRLGINHHQIPVNAARVPSPHSFHRDGAMRTDGNLGGNVNYEPNRFGDFAQDANASEPPLAAGAVDRYEHRLDDDYYTQPGMLFALFDAAQRERLFGNIARHINGVPQEIVARQMEHFRRADPAYAEGVVAAMADLAERNQK, via the coding sequence ATGTCCGAACGTAAGCTCACCAGTGCCGCCGGCGCACCCGTCGCCGACAACCAGAATTCGATGACCGCCGGCGCGCGCGGTCCGGTTGTTTTGCAAGATGTCTGGCTGCTTGAAAAACTCGCCCACTTCGATCGTGAAGTGATTCCGGAACGCCGTGTTCACGCCAAAGGTTCGGGCGCGTTCGGCACGCTGAAGGTCACGCACGATATCTCGCGCTACACGAAGGCAAAGGTGTTCGCGCAAGTCGGCAAGGAAGCGCCGCTTTTCATGCGCTTTTCGACGGTCGCCGGCGAGCGCGGCGCAGCCGACGCCGAACGCGACGTGCGTGGTTTCTCGATCAAGTTCTACACGGAAGAAGGCAACTGGGACGTGGTCGGCAACAACACGCCGGTGTTCTTTATCCGCGATCCGCTGAAGTTTCCGGACTTCATCCACACGCAAAAGCGTGACCCGTACACCAACATGCGCAGCAATGTCGCCGCGTGGGATTTCTGGTCACGTCACCCGGAATCGCTGCATCAGGTGACGATTCTGATGAGCGACCGCGGCATTCCGCAGAATTACCGTCATATGCACGGCTTCGGCTCGCACACGTATTCGTTCATCAACGCCGACAACGAGCGTTTCTGGGTGAAGTTCCATTTCAAGTCGATGCAAGGCATTGAGAACTTCACCGATGCCGAAGCGGCACAAGTGGTCGCGCAAGACCGCGAAAGCGCGCAACGCGATCTGGTCGGCAGCATCGACGCGGGCAACTTCCCGAAGTGGCGCTTCGCCATTCAGGTGATGCCGGAAGTGGAGGCGGCCACGTATCGCTTCAATCCGTTCGACATCACGAAAGTGTGGTCGCAGAAGGACTATCCGTTGATCGACGTCGGCACGATCGAGTTGAATCGCAACGCACAGAACTACTTTGCCGACGTGGAGCAGGCCGCGTTCACGCCCGCCAACGTGGTGCCGGGTATCGGCTTCTCGCCGGATCGTCTGCTGCAGGGCCGTCTGTTCTCGTATGGCGACACGCAGCGCTATCGACTCGGCATCAACCACCACCAGATTCCGGTGAATGCAGCGCGCGTGCCGAGCCCGCATTCGTTCCATCGCGACGGCGCGATGCGCACGGACGGCAACCTCGGCGGCAACGTGAATTACGAGCCGAACCGCTTCGGCGACTTCGCGCAGGACGCCAACGCGTCCGAACCGCCGCTCGCGGCGGGCGCGGTGGATCGCTACGAGCATCGCCTGGACGACGACTACTACACGCAGCCAGGTATGTTGTTTGCGCTGTTCGATGCGGCTCAGCGCGAGCGTTTGTTCGGCAACATCGCACGCCATATCAACGGTGTGCCGCAGGAAATCGTTGCGCGTCAGATGGAGCATTTCCGTCGTGCCGATCCCGCTTACGCGGAAGGCGTGGTCGCCGCGATGGCCGACCTCGCGGAACGCAACCAGAAGTAA
- a CDS encoding Dps family protein: MAKKEVAAAVQHVNIGISDKDRKKIAEGLSRLLADTYTLYLKTHNFHWNVTGPMFNTLHLMFETQYNELALAVDSIAERIRALGVHAPGSYKEFAKLSSIPEADGVPAAEEMIRQLVEGQEAVVRTARAIFPSTEAANDEPTADLLTQRMQTHEKTAWMLRSMLA, from the coding sequence ATGGCCAAAAAAGAAGTCGCAGCAGCCGTACAGCACGTCAATATCGGGATCAGCGACAAGGATCGCAAGAAGATTGCAGAGGGTCTGTCGCGCTTGCTCGCCGACACCTACACGCTGTATTTGAAGACCCACAACTTCCACTGGAACGTGACGGGTCCAATGTTCAATACGCTGCACCTCATGTTCGAAACGCAGTACAACGAGCTGGCGCTGGCGGTCGATTCGATCGCTGAACGGATTCGCGCGCTGGGCGTGCATGCGCCGGGCAGCTACAAGGAATTCGCCAAACTGTCGTCGATTCCGGAAGCGGACGGCGTGCCGGCCGCGGAAGAAATGATCCGCCAACTGGTCGAAGGTCAGGAAGCTGTCGTGCGTACCGCGCGCGCGATTTTCCCGTCGACGGAAGCCGCCAACGACGAGCCGACCGCCGACCTGCTGACGCAACGCATGCAAACGCATGAAAAGACCGCGTGGATGCTGCGTTCGATGCTGGCTTAA